The window TGAAATCATTAAATACACTATAACTCCAGTTACAGCAACATATAACCATAATGGAAATGTAATCTTTGCTATCTTTTTATGTTCTGGGAAATTACCCAACCTAGCTCTCATAAAGGTAATTAATACAAACGGAATAATAATTATCGACAATAAAATATGTGTAAATAATATAAAATAATAGATATATTTAACAATTCCTTCTCCACCAAATTTTGTAGAATCTGATGTCATATGATAGGCTACATATAAAACTAAAAACAAAACAGAACATATAATTGCTGTTGTGTTTAATTGTTCATGTAACTTTTTATTGCCTTTCTTTATGGCAACAACTGCTGTAACTAATAAAACGGCTGTTAATGCATTTATAGATGCATAAATTGGCGGTAAAAAACGTAAAGGTTCTACATTAGGAATCTTAATAACAAATAATGCGGCAACAGCTACTGGAATAGCAATTGATAAAATTGTTATTATTTTTTTGTATTTCTTTTCTTGTAATTGGTTATTCATTTAACAACAGTTTAATGTCTTTTTTTAATTCTGAAATTTGATTAGGAAACGATTGTTCAGGTAGTGCTCTATAATACATTATTGGGTTTCCATGTTCATCATAACGTGAGCGAATATAACCGTCTTTATCTACTAAAGCGAATAAACCAGAATGCTCAAACCCACCATGATCTTGTTCTCCTTTTCCAGCATATAATTTAAAACCATGATTAGATAATTTATACACATCTGCTTCTGGTTTCCCAGTTAATAAATGCCAGTTTTTATGCGTAATTCCCATTCTATCCGCATACTCTTTTAAAACTTTAGGTGTATCAATTTCTGGTGTAATTGAAATTGAAGCTATCCCAAATTCTGGATTGCCAAAAAATTCATTTTGTATAGTAAGCATTTGCTCATTCATAATTGGGCAAATTGTTGGGCAAGTTGAAAAGAAAAACTCAACAACATATACCTTTCCTAAGTAATCTTGATTTGTAATTGTTTTTCCTTCTTGGTTTGTAAACTCAAAAGCAGGCACTTTAGTAAAAGTATGCAAATCTGCCTTCTGAAAATGCTTTACAATTTTTGGAACTGCGTAAATTCCGAAGAGTAATACAATAAATGAAATACCTATATATGAGTGTTTTTTATTCATTTTCAACTTGTCATTCCTGCGAAGACAGGAATCTTATTATTGTTTAGTTATTCTTTTTAAAGAGCTTCCTACCTTCGCAGGAATGATAGAAAATTCTTATATTTCTCTATCTGCGTTATTCTTCTTTAATGCTAATCTATATTCTGCAAGTACAACTTTTACATCGTCTTTCATCTTATTGTTTAACTCTGCAACAGAATGCATATTGTATCCGTACAATTTTCCATCTACGGATTCTTTATCGTCTACTCTACCTCTTAACTTACCTTCTTTATCTATTATAAATGCTTTGTTTGCATATAAATTGCTAAGAGAGTCATTGGTAGAAAAACTTTCATAAACTGCTTCTATTTCTACAGCTGAAGCTCCGATAAATTTCCATTTAATTAAATCAGTAAATTTTCCTATTTCTTGTTTTAATTTTAAAACATCTTCTTTTTTATCATTAGGATAAATAGCTACTAATTGAAAGTCTTTAAAACCGTAAAAAGGTTTGTATATTTTTTGATTCAAATTAAAAAAACCTCCTTTTACACTTTCTATATCTTCACCTAAAAAAACAACAATAGAAATATTTCTTTTAAAGGTTGTAGTTTTTGCGCTATCAATTTCTGAAACATCTATTACATTTTCTGAAAGAATTGGTAACCTCCCAAAGTTATTAACTCCAGATGATATAAATATATACAGCAATAATGGTAATAGGAATAATGCTGATAATACAAATGTTTTTTTTACTTTATTTGTCATAAAAATTAGTCATAAAAAAAGGTGGTTAAAACCACCTTAAATATTTTTTAAATTACCATTTTACAAGTGGTGCTAATGTTTCGTATAAATAACCACCTTCAATTAATAGCAAGGTAACTAAATATGATATTAAAAACACCGATGACCAAACTACCGATCGTCTTAACCATTTTTTTTCACCATCCATGTGCATAAATGCCCAAGTAATGTAGTAAGCTTTTACTAATGTTAAGATAATAAAGATCCAGTTTAAAGGACTTGTGCCTAAAAAGCTAGTAAGGTGTAAAACATCTGGTTTTATAATTCCAAAAATTACTTCAACAATAGTTATAAGAGATAATAATCCAAAAACTATCCAGATTTTCTTTGTGTTTGATTCGTGTGCGTGTGCCATTTTTTCGCTTATTTTTTTATTAGATTCCCGTTTTCACGGGAATGACAATTCTATAGAAATTTAAGATGCAAACATCTTAAAAGCTTATCTTAAACTAAGTAGAAGAAGGTAAATACAAATACCCAAACTAAATCTACAAAGTGCCAATATAATCCTACTTTTTCTACCATTTCATAATGTCCTCTTCGTTCGTAAGTTCCTAAGATTACATTAAAGAAAATGATGATATTTATCAATACTCCTGTAAATACGTGAAAACCGTGAAAACCTGTAATAAAGAAAAAGAAATCGGCAAAAATTGTATTACCATATTCATTTACTTTTAAGTTTGCTCCTTCTACCACTAATTTAGCTTTAGCAAGTTCTGCTAAACCTTTTTCTCTTGATAAAATTATTTTTTGTTTGGTTGCCGGATCTATTAACTCCGAACGAATAGCTACATCTGGATTTGAAGCAAATGATTTTTGAACTTGAGCTACAGAATATTGAGACATAGCTCCTTCTCCTTCAAACCATAAACCGTTTGTAGGCGTTTGTTGAACACGTTCGTCCATTCTATCTCCAGTTACAAAATCTGCAAGTGCTATTTGATGACCGTCTTTTACAAATTGTAAAACTTTACCATCTGTAGTTTTAACTGCTCCGTAAGAACCATTAATAAAGTTTTTCCATTCCCAAGCTTGTGAACCTAAGAATATAATTCCTCCAACAATAGTTAAAAACATATAGAAAGTAACTTTCTTTTTTTTCATTTGATGACCAGCATCTACAGCCAACACCATTGTTACCGAAGAAAATATTAAAATAAAGGTCATTAAAGCCACATAATACATTGGTGCGTGTACACCGTGTAAAAATGGGAAGTGAGTAAACACTTCATCGGCAATTGGCCAAGAGTCAATAAATTTAAAACGAGTTAAACCATAAGCGGCTAAAAAACCAGAAAAGGTTAATGCATCAGACACGATAAAAAACCACATCATCATTTTACCGTAACTAGCTCCAAAAGGTTTTACTCCGCCTCCGCCCCAAGTTTCTTTGCTGTCAGAAGGTATAGCAACATTTGCTTCCATATATATTTCAGTTTGTTATTTTTCTTAATAGTTTGCCAAAATTAATCATTTTCTATCATCTAATAAAATAGAAAAAGAAAAATAGATAAATCCATAGTACATCTACAAAATGCCAAAAGATTGCACCTAGCTCAAAACCAAGCGTTTCCGTGGCATTATACTTGTTTTTAAAATGATTATAAATAACAACTAATAACACAATTACACCTGCAATTAGGTGTAAAACATGCATTAATGTTATTCCAATGATAAAAGAAGTAGACACTGTGCTCCCTGGACCAGTAAAATAAAGTCCAGAACTTTTTAGTTGATCAAAGCCTACATATTGATACCAAATAAATCCAATTCCTAAAATTAATGTAATTATTAGAAATATTCTTGATGTTGGTACATTATCTTTTTTTAATAATTTTTGCGATATAAATAATGTTATACTACTTAAAACAATTAATGCTGTACTTATATAAAACGCTTGAGGCAAATCAAAAGTTACCCAATCATCACGTTTCATGCTAATAACATAAGCACTTGTTAAACCTGCAAAAAACATAACCATACTAATCATTGAAACCCATAACATAGGTTTTGCAGATTTTCTTCTAGCTACAGTTAATTCTTTATCTACTTGTTCTCTATTATTCATTTAATGTAAAAATTTATCTACGACATAAATTATTTGCACTAGCGTTATATATAAAACACTCGACAACATTAATTTACGCGCATCAATATTACTTTCAGATTTGTGTAACTTTATTCCAAAGTACAACATAATTCCACCTAATAGTGCTATAATTATTGCTGTTAATGGACATATATAAAAGTTTCCTGACATTTTTAAAACTGGTGCAACAGAAACTAAAATCATTATTATTGTGTAAAAAATAATTTGCTTTACAGCACCTTTATCTTTTTTATTCATTGGTAACATACCAAATCCTGCTTTTTTATATTCTTCAAATTGTAACCATCCAATTGCCCAAAAGTGAGGAAATTGCCAGAAAAATTGAATCATAAAAAGCATTCCTGCTTCTATACCAAACTGATTTGTTGCTGCAACCCAACCTAACATAAAAGGAATTGCACCTGGAATTGCTCCTACAAAAACAGTTAATGGTGTTACCGCTTTTAACGGTGTATAAGCACAAGCATACAAAAATATTGAAATAGCCCCAAATAAAGCCGTTTTAGGGTTTATGTAATATAAAATTGAAAGACCAACAATTGTAAATAGAATTGCTATTGTTAAAGCTGTATTTACACTCATTCTACCTGTTGGTAAAGGTCTATCTTTGGTTCTTTGCATTAAAGCATCGGTGTCTTTCTCAATTACTTGATTAAAAGCGTTTGAAGCACCAACCATTAAGAAACCACCAATTGTAAGTAAAATTAAGGTAGTATAATTTATAGTTTCTGCCGCCAATAAATAACCTGCAACCGAAGAAAAAACAACACTTAAAGACAAGCCTACTTTGGTAAGTTGTTTAAAGTCTGAAATGAGCGTTTTCACAGATGTTTTATTGTTTGAAATAATGGTAGAATTCATCGAAAATAATTCGATTGCAAAGATATTCTATAAATATGGATTTACCATAATTTTCATGGCTAATTATAGGAAAATAAGATTACTTATCTAAAAATCAAAGTACCAGTTAAACAAATCTGCACGCAAGCCAACTGTAAACCAAATATTGGTATCTGCTTTAAATGTTGCGGTTGGAGTTTCAGGAGAAAACTTTCTATATGACAAACCTGCAAATAAACTTAGTTTGTTTGATGGATTCAATAAATAATTACCCTGAGCATCAAACATAAAAATTGTGGCTGTATTTCCTTGTCCTATTGAATTGTTTGTATCACTTACCCTAATGTCATAGGATTGATAAATATTACCACCATAACTAACAGTTCCATCTTTATCAAAACCTCTTTTTCCTAAAATTAATTTTCCATAACCACTCCAACGATCTTTCTTATAGCGAGCAATACCAATCATTTCCCAGAAATTTGCTCCCCATAAATGCCCAATTGGCTGACTATAATGTCCATAATTTAACACCGGATTTTGATGTGCAAATGTATAAGGCCTAGCATAATTAAATTCTCCTTGCAGAAAAAGGTTCTTCACATTTAACGCGTCAAACCATTTTGCACCCAATTGTAAGCCAAACTTATTTCTCCAATCACTTAAATTGGTTAAGTTTCCGAAAGAAAATTCATCAATCAGCAATTGAGAATATCCCATAAACTTATCTGAAAATTTATATTTCGAAGTTATTCCTATTAAAGCATTACCAACATCTTCACCTCTGTTAAATTCCACAGATCGGTAAAACATTAACGGATTAAAAAAGGACATGTCTATTCCGTTTTCCCCTGCAGAAACAGCTGCCTCAAAGAAACCTAAGTTAAATTTATCTGTTACATTAATACTCAAATAATGCATTGCTATGTATTTACGCAAATGTGCTCTATCATTTGCATTTGCAGCAAATTCTCTTACATCTTGTGCCCACATCCAAATGTTAGTGTATTTAAACTTCCAAAAACTAACATCCATTTTTAAATAAGTTGCTGGAGAAGAAACATCTGAAAGTAAAAAAGAACGATAACCATCTCCAATAAAGTTTTTTCCATGACCTAGTTGAACATTCAAAAACTTATTAGGCGTATAAGACATATAACCTTCCGCTACAGGATAATCATAACCAGTTCCAAACTCTTTTGCCTTACCTCTTCCCGGAACTAATCCTTCTGAACTTACTGGTTTAAAGGTTTCCTTATCTGGATTACTTGCATATAAGTTTACATATTCTGCAAACCTTCCCTGGCTTTCATATATTGTTGTAGAAAACGAAAACTTATCACCTAAGCCTCCATCAATTTTCATAAAACGCGTATTATTATACGTATACTTTTGACTATCAGAATTATCTTTTCCTAATTGAACATCAACTAGAAAATCTAATGTTAACCAATAATCTTCCTTCTTTACTTGAAGTAAATGCTCATTCCAAAGTTTACGTCCAAACCAAGATTTTTTTTCTGGCTTTAAAAAAGGTGTTTTTTCTTTTTCAAAATCATAAACCTTGTTAATTTCATTGTGAATATAGGGCTTTGAAGCCGTATGAGTACCTTTGTTTTTATGTAAAGCATATTCATAATCCACATAACTTTGATGTGTAAAAGGAATATTCAACTGACTATTGTGTTCTAAAAAAGTACTATCTGCTAGTTTTTGCTGAGCAACTACAACATTAATATCTAGTTTAGGCTCTGCATTTATTTTAATTCCCGAAGGGTTTTCTGAAAGCGGAAATGCTATAGGAAGCACAAAGCGCATTTCTACAGTATGATTATTGTAGGTTGCGGCTTTAACTGCTGGCATTTTAGCAAAAACACGATTAACTTCAGTTTGTAATTCTTTATATGGAGAATTAACTAATAAGCTATTAAAAACTCCTTTTTCATCAACATAAAAAAGAACATTAACTGTTTTGTTGAAACTCTCTTTTTCTAATACTTCTGGGACTTTAAACTCCTTAAAGAAATATGTATTTGCTTGCTGATAAAAACATTTCTCTTGTTCTTCTGCAGAAACATCTTCACATTCTTTAAACATTGGATAACGTTCAGAATTCTGTGAAAAAATTAATGTAGGAATAATAAGAAGTAAAACAAGTATAGATTTCTTCATTATGTATTAAAGTTTTGTAACTCTATTTTCTTTTAGTTGATATTTTTCTAAACTCTCTGAGCAAGTTGCCAATCCGTTTTCATCAAAATTAAGGCGATGACCATATTCACTAACCCAACCAATGTGTTTTGATGGATTACCAACAACTAAAGAATACGGTAAAACTTCTTTAACAACAACAGCACCTGCTCCAATAAAAGCAAACTCACCTATATCATTTCCACAAACAATGGTTGCATTTGCACCAATACTGGCACCTTTTTTTACAGTAGTTTTCAGGTATTCATTTTTACGATTTACAGCACTTCTTGGGTTTATAACATTCGTAAAAACCATTGATGGCCCAAGAAAAACATCATCTTGGCAAATTACACCTGTATAAATAGAAACATTATTTTGAACTTTTACATTTTTACCCAAAATTACTTCTGGAGAAACTACAACATTCTGACCAATATTACAACCTTCTCCAATAGTACAATTTGGCATAATATGACTGAAATGCCAAATTTTTGTACCATTTCCAATTGTACATCCGTTGTCTATAACAGCCGTTTCATGTGCAAAAAAATCACTCATTATTAGTAGTCGGTTTCTGTATTTAAATTTAAAATAATCTGTTTTGCTGATGAAGTTCCAATTCTATCAACTCCAATTGAAATCATTTTTTTAGCTTGTTCTAAAGTTTTTACACCTCCAGCTGCTTTTATTTTTAATGGTGAAGCATTTTCTACTATTAACTTCATTGCTTCAAAAGTTGCTCCACTTGGTTTGTTATTTTCAGTTTGAAAGAATCCTGTAGAAGATTTTACAAAAATATTTTCAAAATTTGATTCTTCAAAATTACTGATAACTATATTTTTAATCAGTTGTGAAAGTACAATTATTTCTTCATTTGATAACGCTGCAATTTCTATGATCCACTTTACAGTTTTATTATTTTCTAAACAAAGTTTTGTACAGTTTACAACTTCAGTTTTTATCAATGTTAAATCTCCATTTTTAAATGCATTATAATTGATAACAAAATCGAGTTCGTCTGCACCTAATTCAATTGCCTTTTTTGCTTCGGATATCTTAACATCAACCGAAGAGTTTCCTTCAGGAAAATCTATTACAGTTCCAATTAAAACCTCTGAATTATTTTCACTAATCAATTCTTTAGCAACAGTAATATAGTTGCTACGAAGCATTACCAACTTCATTTCATATTTAATTGCATCTTCAATAAGCTCAACATTTCTTTGAGTAGTTTCTTCAACAGAAATATGAGCCTGTTCAGCGGTTTTAAGATAGGTACTATCTATGTAATTGTTGATATTCATTAATAGCAAAA of the Tenacibaculum todarodis genome contains:
- a CDS encoding DUF420 domain-containing protein; its protein translation is MNNQLQEKKYKKIITILSIAIPVAVAALFVIKIPNVEPLRFLPPIYASINALTAVLLVTAVVAIKKGNKKLHEQLNTTAIICSVLFLVLYVAYHMTSDSTKFGGEGIVKYIYYFILFTHILLSIIIIPFVLITFMRARLGNFPEHKKIAKITFPLWLYVAVTGVIVYLMISPYYI
- a CDS encoding SCO family protein, producing the protein MNKKHSYIGISFIVLLFGIYAVPKIVKHFQKADLHTFTKVPAFEFTNQEGKTITNQDYLGKVYVVEFFFSTCPTICPIMNEQMLTIQNEFFGNPEFGIASISITPEIDTPKVLKEYADRMGITHKNWHLLTGKPEADVYKLSNHGFKLYAGKGEQDHGGFEHSGLFALVDKDGYIRSRYDEHGNPIMYYRALPEQSFPNQISELKKDIKLLLNE
- a CDS encoding cytochrome C oxidase subunit IV family protein, which gives rise to MAHAHESNTKKIWIVFGLLSLITIVEVIFGIIKPDVLHLTSFLGTSPLNWIFIILTLVKAYYITWAFMHMDGEKKWLRRSVVWSSVFLISYLVTLLLIEGGYLYETLAPLVKW
- a CDS encoding cytochrome c oxidase subunit 3 translates to MEANVAIPSDSKETWGGGGVKPFGASYGKMMMWFFIVSDALTFSGFLAAYGLTRFKFIDSWPIADEVFTHFPFLHGVHAPMYYVALMTFILIFSSVTMVLAVDAGHQMKKKKVTFYMFLTIVGGIIFLGSQAWEWKNFINGSYGAVKTTDGKVLQFVKDGHQIALADFVTGDRMDERVQQTPTNGLWFEGEGAMSQYSVAQVQKSFASNPDVAIRSELIDPATKQKIILSREKGLAELAKAKLVVEGANLKVNEYGNTIFADFFFFITGFHGFHVFTGVLINIIIFFNVILGTYERRGHYEMVEKVGLYWHFVDLVWVFVFTFFYLV
- a CDS encoding cytochrome c oxidase subunit 3; its protein translation is MNNREQVDKELTVARRKSAKPMLWVSMISMVMFFAGLTSAYVISMKRDDWVTFDLPQAFYISTALIVLSSITLFISQKLLKKDNVPTSRIFLIITLILGIGFIWYQYVGFDQLKSSGLYFTGPGSTVSTSFIIGITLMHVLHLIAGVIVLLVVIYNHFKNKYNATETLGFELGAIFWHFVDVLWIYLFFFFYFIR
- the cyoE gene encoding heme o synthase; translated protein: MNSTIISNNKTSVKTLISDFKQLTKVGLSLSVVFSSVAGYLLAAETINYTTLILLTIGGFLMVGASNAFNQVIEKDTDALMQRTKDRPLPTGRMSVNTALTIAILFTIVGLSILYYINPKTALFGAISIFLYACAYTPLKAVTPLTVFVGAIPGAIPFMLGWVAATNQFGIEAGMLFMIQFFWQFPHFWAIGWLQFEEYKKAGFGMLPMNKKDKGAVKQIIFYTIIMILVSVAPVLKMSGNFYICPLTAIIIALLGGIMLYFGIKLHKSESNIDARKLMLSSVLYITLVQIIYVVDKFLH
- a CDS encoding acyltransferase produces the protein MSDFFAHETAVIDNGCTIGNGTKIWHFSHIMPNCTIGEGCNIGQNVVVSPEVILGKNVKVQNNVSIYTGVICQDDVFLGPSMVFTNVINPRSAVNRKNEYLKTTVKKGASIGANATIVCGNDIGEFAFIGAGAVVVKEVLPYSLVVGNPSKHIGWVSEYGHRLNFDENGLATCSESLEKYQLKENRVTKL
- the deoC gene encoding deoxyribose-phosphate aldolase, giving the protein MNINNYIDSTYLKTAEQAHISVEETTQRNVELIEDAIKYEMKLVMLRSNYITVAKELISENNSEVLIGTVIDFPEGNSSVDVKISEAKKAIELGADELDFVINYNAFKNGDLTLIKTEVVNCTKLCLENNKTVKWIIEIAALSNEEIIVLSQLIKNIVISNFEESNFENIFVKSSTGFFQTENNKPSGATFEAMKLIVENASPLKIKAAGGVKTLEQAKKMISIGVDRIGTSSAKQIILNLNTETDY